The DNA region TGCTGCCCCAGTAGCTGTAGCTAAAGTAGCTGCCCCAGCTCTTTCCTACGCCGCTGCTCCAGCTTTCTCCTACGCCGCTCCAGCTCACTCTTACTACCAccactaaattaaattgttttatacgaatgccatataaatatttatttattagaaataaaattaaattaaaaaattacacatttgtttaaattcttttaccTTTTTGCGAAACAAACTACtgatattttgtaaaactCTTAATGtattaaaggtttttttgCATAAGGAAAAGTCTGCCTTCATAAAACCATATttatcttatattaaattagatgcaaattatataatcatgAACCCTAATTTTCTAAACCTCTCTCTTCTGGATATTAGTCGATTTTCCACTGAATCCCAAATTgagaatttaacatttaaaatatatttaaatataaaaatatgattaaatcaattaagattacaatttttacttaCATTAAGCAACTATCACCAACTGAATTGAGAAATCGATAATCTTAGTTGAATCTGGTCTATCAAGAAAATTAGtggattaaaaaaacattttcttcctttatatttcaatacaaacatcgaaatatttctgtttaaaatcaatttatattaatttaacgttatgtaatatttaatttatagaatatagtTTTTgtctgtaataattaaattaggtaaTAAGATAAGGTATAtccatgtttattattaataaaacttaaagaaAGCTAAACAAAATCCCAATAGATACTGtatgaaatttcaaagtgATACAGGtggaacaaataaaatatattggagGATATATTTGaagtaaacaaaaatgaaaccTAATTTATGTTATCGTGGGTGACCTGAATTGAATTATCCTAGTTTGATCTCTGGAGCATACGTTGCTTCAGAATGACATtcgtttttgataaattacgaAACATTctgattacatttaaaaataagaactgtgttatttatatattatactcgTATTAGtctttatatgttattttgttattgcaacaaataaacaaattaattgatagaatattttagtaaaaattacattgattaatatatgaaaatttcaatataaaccataataaaacttaatggaccaacattttgaaactgtacaaaagttatttatttatttaattatttaatgatgaaGTACTTGAAATATATGCTCTGTGAAATATATGGTATTTTGTATGCAATAATCGAaatctaaatctaaaattgtaattaaaaaatttagagccaaattaaattttattaagaattttataattaagaaatgatAATATTAGATAGTATAACCTTCAATTACTGAAAATCAATGTAGTAAAAATTTACGTCCCAGACCGGTGAAAGTATGCATATCAAAGTCAAATCTTTGGCCAACCACCACCACTACGTGGTCCACCTTTCtgtatataaagaattaaagAACCCGAATTAAACATACACTTCTTAAACAAGTGAATCAACCATGGCATTCAAAGTAAGTATTTCAATTTGGCAATCAAAGCAATACAAAttctattttgttataatttcagTTCGTAGTATTCGCCGCTTTCGTCGCCGTCGCCCGCGCTGGCCTTATCGGTCAAGCCGCTTACTCCGCTGCTCCAGCTGTATCCTACTCCTCCATCTCTGCCCCAGTAGCTCACGCTTCTCTTTCCTACGCTGCACCAGTAGCTCACACCTATGCTGCTCCAGCTGTAGCCGCCTATGCCGCCCCTGTTGCCAAAGTAGCCTACGCCGCCCCAATCGCCAAGACCATCATTGCCGAACCTGAAGCTCCAGCCAACTACGACTTCGGATACTCCGTCAACGACCCACACACCGGAGACAGCAAGACCCAACAAGAATCTCGTCACGGAGATGCTGTGCAAGGAAGCTACTCCCTCATCGATGCCGACGGCACCAAACGTACTGTAGAATACACCGCTGATGCCCACAACGGTTTCAACGCCGTAGTACACAAGGAACCCGCCGCTGTTGCCGTCAAAGCCGTAGCCCCAGTCGTAGCTAAAGTAGCTGCTCCAGTCGCCTATGCCGCCCCAGTAGCTCACTCCTACGCTGCTCCAGCCGTAGCCGCCTACTCCGCCCCAGTAGTAGCCAAATACTCTGCTGCCCCAGCCGTCGCCACCTCCTACTCCAGCATTGCTGCCCCAGTAGCCGTAGCTAAATTAGCTGCCCCAGCTCTTTCCTACGCTGCTGCTCCAGCTCACTATTACcaccattaaatttattttgacgtTTTGAATGCtgtgtatatattaatttatttggaaccaaaaacaataaataaaaaacagaaaacttataattttgtcttaaTCAAGAAGTATTTTATAAGCCTAAGGTGcacattaaatgtttattttactaattgtaATGAAACAGTtgcataatataattaaacagattttttattggcaattaaatgaatatgcaAGCGGTACCAGTTAATCAAttcattaaacttaatttgtgGATCATTATGACATCGtaacgaataaaaaaatttcttaaaaatgtaggttaattatataatatatttactccACTTATTAACCTTGGTTAAATTGCGGATTTTGAATTATGCAAAAATGTGAACATTTAAAACGTTGATAAAGTTCAATCGTAAGTTTAacacataattaacaaattatattattatttggtaacCGAAAAAAgtcaagtaaacaaattaatttttttcaacatatttaatgccaaatatataaactagTGTCATGTCATAAGTAAAAGTTGTCAGGGTTTCGGTGCTGGTAGTAAAACACACATCACTCTTTgtctctaaaatttatttttaatttagcattttaaaatgtaactccACAAaactgatataaaaatatttttattatattaagattCTAACCGAAAACAAAacgtgaataaatataaaatacacaataaactACTTGTACACATAACAGAATAATGATAGTGATGATGAtgtaaagataataataataatattaatttaaataactaacaaacgtgtagtattaaatttaattttacatttaacataCATTCtgctgtaataaaattatattacatataaattaaaatatacaaatttactgAACTGCAATTTTAATTCGTCCGTCAATAATCCTTCGATATTTGTGCAATACGTCTTTTCCCTTGAAGCAATGTTATGTGATTTAGGTGAAACACAGTGAAAGTATAACAAAACCGTtcacacatattttattttaacaacgaGTTTACCACTCCTGTCAAATTTTCccgtatataaataattaattaattcgattATTACATACTTAAGCCACAACTACTGCAAAATTATCATTGGAAGTCAGTGGTTAACCAATaagttaatacattaataaaatattcatacatactcaaatatctttaaataaataaaataattaaaaaataaaataataataataataatttcgaaaaaaaataatatttttaattatattcgtgGTGCAATTTGAACCacgttttaaaaacaaatttaaactaactAAATCCTTAAGATTTCTGTGATTATTTCTATACTAGTCAATTAATCAGCGTCCATTGGAAGTTCTAGCTTAACTTAGAGTATTATGGAATTTCTCACTGATTcacaaaaagttaaattactatataaaTCCTAACTTACGATGTTTGGATTGCATgtagaaattataagaatattttaataaatgcttATAAAGCAAATCTATAGATTTCGTGATTGAATAACTGCCAATTATagtataatttagattaactTATCAATGATatcattatgtttttttttcaaaatgatctATTATGAAGAAATTTTCAAGGCAACATTTTTCTGAAgaacaaatctaattataattaagtaatttatatacgGAAGTCATATTTTTGATAGATTTAATTGAtactagtaataaaattttaaaatgtattgcctaatttatactaaaaagtACACAccacatttttctcatttagactgtgatttttattaaaaagtttcttgagaatttaaaaatttgagagttattttttattcatttttatttaattaacaattgattattttattttttacttttttacaaacataatatacatttgtttaaaagtaattataagaCAAACAAAGCATAATATATAAGCTTACTCATcctatatagaaatattattttatattaattattaatattgattaactcgtcgtttatttattattgatcttaacaatttattatttattaaaacatttatgacTTGATGATACtgtatttaatacttaaaaataattatttctctaaaatataattataatacacaaaaaaaataaaatttaaacatgtaataataatagatctatttaaattaaattataaatttgacttgtgtaatacaacaattaatttattattaagaatatataaaagtaaattatttatgaaaccaGTGTGAAAATTCCTGAATGAATcagcaaatgaataatttttcaattcgaCTCacgaatacataaattatttccaatGTCCAGAGAACTGACCGCAACATAATCGCGTGGCGATTTGCAACACACTAAAGTGGAACCTCGCGTGCTCGATGACCGGGCATTTTCGAGACAAAGAGTCAAAGGAGCAACAACAAACCGCCGAACCGGAAACCATACCGAAAAGTCCGGCGTACTCTGGTCGGGTGAAAGGTGTGGCTGAACTTGAAAGGCCGATCTGAGGGTCGCttgatttaaacaaattttcgtATAAAAAGGACCAAGCTCAACACGAAATCATCGCACTTCAACTTCTAAGTTCGAAACCAACATGGCATTCAAAGTGAGTAGCTGTAGTGTAGTTAGTTGAAACAACGCGAAAAATCGGATTATTTTGTGTGCTTTGTGTTGAAAATCTATTCGtcgtaaattaataacatttccatttcattattttaaaaaaattacttaagtcaattactaatttttttttataaatatcgttAGCCATTTATTTTACCGGCGAATTCGCCACAATttggaaaatgtaattttggaCCAAATAATCTTTGTTGctgtacttaattttttataatgggtattatatatatatacacatgtataattatataataaaacaatttaagacAATGTTCaaaacgaaattgtaagtattATGGTAATGTGTATGAAGATCACGTActacgttttaatttaaaacgtagTACgtgaacttttaaataaactcgCAAATGAAATCATCATAAAGTCTCACcagtattaaattatgttaacaaAATCGTgacacaaattataatttttctttcaatttccaGTTCGTCGTATTCGCTGCTTTCGTAGCCGTAGCTCGCGCTGGCCATTTGGGTTACGCCGCCGCCCCCGTAGCCTACGGAGCTCATGCCTACGCTGCCCCAGTAGTAGCCGCCCATGCCGTAGCTCCAGTCGTCAAATCCGTCGTAGCTGACGCCCCAGCCCACTACGACTACGGATACTCCGTCAGCGACCCATTGACCGGTGACCACAAATCCGCCGTTGAAACCCGCCGTGGCGATCTCGTACAAGGCAGCTACTCCCTCGTTGACTCTGACGGAACAAAACGCACCGTAGACTACACCGCCGATTCCCACAACGGTTTCAACGCCGTCGTATCTAAGGAACCCCTCGCTGTAGCCGCCCCAGCCGTAGCCACCTACGCCGCTCATGCCCCAGCCGTAGCCACCTATGCCGCTCATGCCCCAGCCGTAGCCACCTACGCCGCTCATGCCCCAGCCGTAGCCACCTACGCCGCTCATGCCCCAGCCGTAGCCACTTACTCCGCTCACGCTCCAGCTGTAGCTTCCTATGCCGCCCACGCCCCAGCCGTAGCCACCTACGCCGCTCATGCCCCAGCCGTAGCCACCTACGCCGCCCACGCCCCAGCTACCTACACCGCCCACACCGTAGCTCATGCCGCTCCAGTAGCTCACGCATACGCCGCTCCAGTTGTAGCCGCTCACTCTGCCCACGCTTACGCCGCTCCCTCTGTCCATCATTATGCTCATGCTGCCCCAGCCCTTACCCACGCTTGGTAAAAtgtagaatataaatatttgtaaattattttttgtgtgtaAATAAAGAACgcttatcaaaaaaaaatattgtaatattgatttttattgttacattaCCTAAAACCTGATTACATTACACATCATTCAAGAgatattataatcaataactGAGCagaatttcaacaattaaaaaaatctaacaataaaataacataatggttttcttttgttcaaatttatttgtgtaaaatgaatgaattaaaaatttaacgtaataaatacattattttataagatattaTAAAGACAAATGgatgtacataaaaataaaagtcgacgatgttttaccaaaaaactatttttaataactaaatttggttattatttcgacattttctaatttaaaatataatttcaaatctctacaattttaagtaaaatagtgaaaatattgctgctttatttatgtaaatatgcaACAAATATCAGAAGCCCaatattagtattagtattaatttccGACTCTGAAAACTTGGTTCCTagacacttttaaaaaatcctcTCCAAAGgtgagctcttaattttaataggaaggtTCCCCTCTCAattttccatttcttcttcatTTCCAAAATCTATATCTCGTCATTACTTTatcgtacagaaaatttgtatttacatttcttgtaGAAATTGTACCAAAAAGGTATCtgacaattttgtttataacttttattgtttagaagatatcggaggtcaaagtttgaagaacttaacaaaaatttcttttttacatccaaattttataactcgtagataagtaaaattaaaatgaccaACATATATTTGTAGGAAAATAAACGCTTTACAAAAAAGGTCTGTTGTGGTTACTACTGATTTTATTgggagaattattattattaaaattaagagctgATCTTTAGAGAGAATTGCCTAGGAATTTTCAGTGTCGGAAATAGTCGATTTTTTTGGTCCAACGTAATATGTATattggataatttaaataaaactaaactaagtaatttaaaaaatatttaaggatcccgaaaaaagtaaaatgtcatttaatttttaagcagttgcaattgtttcaaaattgtgttatttattttaggttttcaagtttattatttcaaatgaacTTCATTTAATGCGACAATTTGTTTTcgagattattttttaaatttatttagagagGTACTTcaacacaaaaattttaataaaatccaaaTAATGCGGATCTCCATTTGGCTTTTAATAGTTTCGATAATGATATGTTTGGTACTCGTTTGGCACCccacaaaaattgtatttaaattaatcttaactACAGTTCGGTCAACTCCAAcaggatttattttaaaataaatttcagaaaaaaatacgCGTGGAtcggttaataatttaagtgggCGCCAATatctcattaatatttatgaataataaaaatgtcgcggttgttaatttattagttcatttttaatcagtttctaaatttaagtgtttttaaCCAGccggaaaaattataattcaatagtTCATTTATGTTTAAACTGGAATTACTACTTTTTTTGTCTGAAAcagaaaatgtgaaataaaaaatatttaaatatatataaatttatattacttcaATGAGGTTATTACGAAATatgttaaaagatttaaacttGAAATGAGACGCAACCTTTATTTGTATTCAGAGCATGAAAAGTGTGTGAATGTCTCGATAAACtacacatataaaattattattttattagtcacCATTTCcccaaaatgttaattaagtgtgtgtaatattttgaaattctaaaCACTTCACTGCACTTtctttaacaacaaattttcgaaactgattattttttaaaatggtttctaaaattcataaatctcaatagaatattttacacataaatactcctcctaaaatttattattaaattctgtatttaaaattgtcaaatagtaaaaatataaaatttattataccgatagaaaaaaaaataatatttgaatatgtacttttcctaattttctgcaaaaatattcttttaaaataatattttaatgatattaaatgTAGTATTGAGATtgtttttctcaaaaattaaatcttactaGTCATACTAATTTACATAAGGAATTTTGTAGTAATTCCGCTAATTATCATACCATAttctaattagaatattttcataaaggtTAACTAgattaatttcattgaaaaaaaaactaccATCTCGCTGTCGTGATACATGTATTTTTGCATCACCATTTCAGTGTAAAGAACCAGGATATGCAAGTTTTCCAATCATTGAACAATAACAGACATAACtgcagtaattaattaattcagaagTCTGCAAATATCCAAAAGGGGGAAAAACTTGACGGAAACAAGACGTGTTATCAACTACTTTTGGTTAGGTGTGGTCGTACttgaacaacaattttttgtgaGGGTCACGCCTCCAGaagttctaaaatatataagacaCAAACGGCAGCCGAAATTCATCACAACCAGATCAAGTATCAATCATGGCATTCAAAGTAAGTCACTAATACTTgagtaaaattgatattttcttatatgGATAATTCTGTAacattatatatgttttaattttacagctTGTTGCTTTCGCTGCTTTCGTCGCTGTTGCCAGCGCCAGTCTTAACCACGCTCCTTTGGCCTATGGTCATGGTGCCATCTCCACCTACTCCACCCAGACTGTTGCTCACTCCGCACCAGTCGTAGCTTCAACCTACGCCGCCGCTCCAGCTGTAGTAGCTCATGCTGCCCCAGCCGTAGTAGCCCACTCCGCTCCAGTTGCCGTCGCCGCTCCAGTAGTCAAATCCGTTGTAGCTGACGCCCCAGCCCACTACGACTACGGATACTCCGTCAGCGACCCCTTGACCGGTGACCACAAGTCCGCTGTAGAAACCCGTCGTGGTGATGCTGTCCAAGGTAGCTACTCCCTGATAGACTCTGACGGAACTAAGCGCACCGTAGACTACACTGCCGATGCCGTCAACGGATTCAACGCTGTAGTATCCAAGGAAGCTCCAGTTGTAGCCAAAGTAGCAGCCCCAGTTGCTGCCGTAGCCGCTCCAGTAGCCGCCGTAGCTGCCCCAGTAGTAGCTAAATCCGTCGTAGCCGCCCCAGCCGCCGTATCCACCTACTCTACCCAAACCGTCGCTCACTCCGCTCCAGTCGTCGCCTCCACCTACGCCGCCGCCCCAGTAGCTGCCGTAGCCGCTCCAGTTGTTGCCAAAGTAGCCGCTCCAGCTGCCGTATCCACCTACTCCACCCAAACCGTCGCTCACTCCGCTCCAGTCGTCGCCTCCACCTACGCCGCCGCCCCAGTAGCCGCC from Aethina tumida isolate Nest 87 chromosome 1, icAetTumi1.1, whole genome shotgun sequence includes:
- the LOC109594818 gene encoding larval cuticle protein A3A-like; this translates as MAFKFVVFAAFVAVARAGLIGQAAYSAAPAVSYSSISAPVAHASLSYAAPVAHTYAAPAVAAYAAPVAKVAYAAPIAKTIIAEPEAPANYDFGYSVNDPHTGDSKTQQESRHGDAVQGSYSLIDADGTKRTVEYTADAHNGFNAVVHKEPAAVAVKAVAPVVAKVAAPVAYAAPVAHSYAAPAVAAYSAPVVAKYSAAPAVATSYSSIAAPVAVAKLAAPALSYAAAPAHYYHH
- the LOC109594792 gene encoding cuticle protein-like isoform X1; amino-acid sequence: MAFKFVVFAAFVAVARAGHLGYAAAPVAYGAHAYAAPVVAAHAVAPVVKSVVADAPAHYDYGYSVSDPLTGDHKSAVETRRGDLVQGSYSLVDSDGTKRTVDYTADSHNGFNAVVSKEPLAVAAPAVATYAAHAPAVATYAAHAPAVATYAAHAPAVATYAAHAPAVATYSAHAPAVASYAAHAPAVATYAAHAPAVATYAAHAPATYTAHTVAHAAPVAHAYAAPVVAAHSAHAYAAPSVHHYAHAAPALTHAW
- the LOC109594792 gene encoding cuticle protein-like isoform X2; translated protein: MAFKFVVFAAFVAVARAGHLGYAAAPVAYGAHAYAAPVVAAHAVAPVVKSVVADAPAHYDYGYSVSDPLTGDHKSAVETRRGDLVQGSYSLVDSDGTKRTVDYTADSHNGFNAVVSKEPLAVAAPAVATYAAHAPAVATYAAHAPAVATYAAHAPAVATYAAHAPAVATYSAHAPAVASYAAHAPAVATYAAHAPAVATYAAHAPATYTAHTVAHAAPVAHAYAAPVVAAHSAHAYAAPSVHHYAHAAPALTHAW
- the LOC109594813 gene encoding cuticle protein-like isoform X2, producing the protein MAFKLVAFAAFVAVASASLNHAPLAYGHGAISTYSTQTVAHSAPVVASTYAAAPAVVAHAAPAVVAHSAPVAVAAPVVKSVVADAPAHYDYGYSVSDPLTGDHKSAVETRRGDAVQGSYSLIDSDGTKRTVDYTADAVNGFNAVVSKEAPVVAKVAAPVAAVAAPVAAVAAPVVAKSVVAAPAAVSTYSTQTVAHSAPVVASTYAAAPVAAVAAPVVAKVAAPAAVSTYSTQTVAHSAPVVASTYAAAPVAAVAAPAAVSSYSTVSHAAPVVAARYGYSAPVVAAKYGYAAAPVVSSYSSVAHAAPVVASYSAPAVASYSAPLVAARYASPAVSTYSVAHSAPVAYSAHTYAASAPVVAKVW
- the LOC109594813 gene encoding cuticle protein-like isoform X1, encoding MAFKLVAFAAFVAVASASLNHAPLAYGHGAISTYSTQTVAHSAPVVASTYAAAPAVVAHAAPAVVAHSAPVAVAAPVVKSVVADAPAHYDYGYSVSDPLTGDHKSAVETRRGDAVQGSYSLIDSDGTKRTVDYTADAVNGFNAVVSKEAPVVAKVAAPVAAVAAPVAAVAAPVVAKSVVAAPAAVSTYSTQTVAHSAPVVASTYAAAPVAAVAAPVVAKVAAPAAVSTYSTQTVAHSAPVVASTYAAAPVAAVAAPAAVSSYSTVSHAAPVVAARYGYSAPVVAAKYGYAAAPVVSSYSSVAHAAPVVASYSAPAVASYSAPLVAARYASPAVSTYSVAHSAPVAYSAHTYAASAPVVAKVW